The genomic DNA GCGTCCACGGGCAGCCCATAGCCGCGCAACACCGCGACGTATTGCACGGCGTACTGGCACCAGAAACCGTGGTTCGGCGGCATCCAGTCCGACGGCTGCTTGTCGCCTTTGTCCTGATTCGATTTCCCGGACACCGCGAGCAGATTCGCCGGGTCATTGGCGAATCGGAGCCGAAGCTCGTCGTTCCAGTCTCTGGCCCCGAGGTCCCAGGCCAGCGCGAGCGGCACGATGTGGTCGATCTGCACCGCTGCGCCGACCTGGTTGCCGCGCGTGAACGCGATGGTGTCGTTGGTGTAGGGATCGCGCAGTACCCCGGTCTTCACCGCCTGCGGGCAGCGCTTGAGCGACACGAGAGTCTTGTCGGTGAGGTCCCGGTTCAGGATGTCGTTGCGGGTGTCGCAGCCGTTGTGGCCCTCGGGCGCCGGGTTGTCGTCGGTCCAGGCCTCACCGAACGCCGCGCGCCGGTAGTTCGGATCCCGCACGCGCCGCGCGATGACGGCCACGCCCGCCAGGATGTCGGTACCGGGAGCGACGGTCGGCACGACGGCACCGTCGACGCCGTCGGCGACCGCTGCCGGTTCGTCTGCCGTACCGACCTGGATCGCGACCACCACCGCCAGCACCACTGCCGCCACCAGCCACAGCAGGCGTTTCACGCCTTGTCCAGGTACTCGACGCGGTCGGTGTCGACGAACTGGGCAGCCAGCGCGGACATGCCCGGATCATCCGGATTCTGCGCGTAGGCCGCCTGGCAGAAGGTCCGGGCCGACTCGATGACTTCCTGATGGTCGGCCAGCGACAGGAACCGCAGGTGCCCGGCCCGCCCGGACTGGTTGAGGCCCAGCACATCGCCCTCGCGACGCTCCTGCAGATCCAGATCGGCCAGTTCGAAACCGTCGAGGGTGCCGGCGACGGCCTGCAGCCGGGCGCCGGCCTTCGATCCCTCCGGCAGTTTCGTCGCGAGTAGGCACAGGCTGGCGTGCGAGCCACGACCGATACGGCCCCGCAGCTGGTGCAGCTGGCTGATGCCGAAGCGGTCCGCGTCCATCACCACCATGACCGTCGAGTTGGGCACGTCGACGCCGACCTCGATGACCGTGGTGCACACCAGCACATCGATCTGTCCGGCCCGGAAGGCCGACATGATGGCGTCCTTCTCGTCGCCCGGCAGCCGGCCGTGCATGAGCCCCAGCCTCAGTCCGTGCAGCGGCCCGGTACGCAGTTTGTCGTAGAGCTCGACGACCGTCACCGGCGGCGGGCCGGCCTCTTTGTTCTCGCTCGTCTTGTCGTTCTCGTCGATCCGAGAGGCCACCACGTAGGCCTGCCGGCCCGCTTGGACCTCTTCGCGGATGCGGGCCCACGCCCTGTCGAGCCACGCCGGCTTCTGGCTGACGAAGATGGTCTTGGTGTCGATCGGCTGGCGGCCCCGCGGCAACTCCCGCATGGTCGAGGTCTCCAGATCGCCGTACACGGTCAGCGCGACCGTACGCGGGATCGGGGTGGCCGTCATCACCAGCAGGTGCGGCGTCAGGCCCTCAGGAGCCTTGGCGCGCAAGCGATCTCGCTGCTCGACCCCGAACCGGTGCTGCTCGTCGACGACCACCATGCCGAGCCGGTCGAACTCCACGGCGTCCTGCAGCAGGGCGTGGGTGCCGATGACGATGCCGGCCCGCCCACTCGAGACCTCCTCGCGTACCTGCCGTTTCTGCTGTGCGGTCATGGATCCGGTGAGCAGCGCCACCGATGTCGCATCGTCCGGGGCGCCGAGCTGGCCCGCCATGGCGAGCGGCCCCAGTACGTCGCGAACCGACCGCGCATGTTGCACGGCAAGCACTTCCGTCGGCGCGAGCAGCGCACATTGGTATCCGGCGTCGACCATCTGCAGCATGGCGAGCAGCGAGACGATGGTCTTGCCCGAGCCCACTTCGCCCTGCAGCATCCGGTTCATGGGCCGGGACTCGGACAGCTCGGTCGACAGCACCTCGAGCACATCACGCTGGCCCGCGGTCAATTCGAACGGCAACCGGTCGCGCAGCGCGGCCGCCAGACCGTCTTCTCTCGGCGGTGCCGGTGGACCGGATTGCGACTGCGTACCGTGCCGACGGGCGGCCAGCGCCCATTGGAGCCCGGCGGCCTCGTCGAAGGTCAGCCGCTCCCTGGCCTGTTCACGGTCCGCCTCGCGCTCGCCGAGGTGGATGTCACGCAGCGCCTGGTCCTCGGAGATCAGGCCCCGCTGCGCGCGGATGGATTCCGGCAGCGGGTCGGATATCGGGTCCAGCACCGCGAGCACCTGCAGGATGCATGCGTAGATGTCCCAGCTCTGCACCTTGGCGCACGCCGAGTAGATCGGGAAGAACTCCCGCTCGAACGCCGACATCTGCAGTTCGCCGTGCATCTTCTCGGAGGCGTCGGCGATCTTCTTCAGCGCCGGTGAACCGAACGTGCGGCCCCCGGCCGAACCGAGGACCAGGTGTGCGGGATGCGTCAATTGCATTGTGCGCCCATAGAATCCGACCACGCCCGACAGCATCACCCGGGTGCCCTCGACGAGCGACTTCTTGAGGAACTTGGCGTTGAAGAAGGTCGCGGTGACCTTCGGATTGCGATTGCCGAGGGTGACCACCAGATATTCGCGCTTGGGTGCCCGGTTGGTCCAGCGCGTCTCCGCCTTGGTGATGACGTCGACGAACGTGACGTGGTCGCCTTCCTCCGGTAGCTCGGTGTCTTCACCGAGCACCGTCATACCCTGGCTGTACTTGCGCGGATAGTGCCGCAACAGGTCGTTGACGGTACGGATACCGAAGAATTCTTCCAGCGGCGCAGCCGATTTCGCGCCCAGTACGTGGACCAAGGAGTCGGTCAGCGCGACCACCGCTACTCCACCCCGATCAGTAGTGCGTCGCCGCGGTGACCGGTGTGATAGGTCACCAACTCGGCCGCCAGGTGCTCCTGGCGCACATGCTCGGCCAGGGCGGCCCCCACTTCGGCGTCGACGCCCGCACCGGTCAGCACCGTCACCAGTTCGCCGCCCGACGACAGCAGCAGGTCGATCAGCCCGCTGGCGGCACTGACCAGGTCGTGCCCGACGATCAGCACCTCGTCACCGGCGATGCCCAGTCCGTCACCGGGACGGCACCGGCCGGCCCAGGTCAGCGCCGCTTCGGTGGCGATACGTACCGATCCATGCCGGGCGCCCGCCGCGGCGCGCGCCATGGTGTAACCGTCGTCGACGGCCTGCCGGGTGGCGTCGTGCACCGCCAGTGCCGCCAATCCCTGCACCATAGATCCGGCCGGTACCGGTACCACGTCCATGCCCCAGCTGATGGCCGTGGCGCAGCCGGCCACCAATTCCTCGGCGGCCAGAAAACCGTTGGGCAGCACCATGATCTGCGCGGCGCCGGTGCCGACCAGCCCGGCGAGGAACTGCTGCGCACTGACCGGCTGACCGTCGACCGGCCGCAACACGTGCGCACCCTCGCCGCCGAACAACTCCCCCGCCCCATCGCCGTCGACGATCGCCAGCACGGCGCGGTCCCGGCTCCAGCCGCCGGAGGGCCGGGCCCCGGCGGCCCCGATCAGCGCGGTGACCTGAATCCTGCTGACGGTACCCAGATCGAGGGCGGCCTCGATCGCGGCGCCGGCGTCGTCGGCGTGCACGTGCACGCTGTACTGGGCACCGGCGCTCGCGGCGGCGATGGCAACCGATTCACCGAGCCGCAGCAGGCGGGCGCGCAACACCTCGACGTCGTCGGCGGCGCAGTCACCCAGCAGGTACATCACCTCGAATTGTTGTGCCGCGCCATTGATTTCGTGATGATCGTGTTGGCCGTGGTGGTCGTGCTCGGGCCGAGGGTGCCCCGGCTGGTACTGGGGCCGGGGCGCCGAGCCGCCGGACAGCGTCGCGGTCAGCGCGTCGAGCAGGACCAGCAGACCGCGCCCACCGGCGTCGACGACGCCCGCCTCCGCGAGCACGTCGAGCTGGTCGGTGGTCCGCTCGAGCGCTGCCGCGGCGGCGTCCGCGACCGTCGCCGCGATGGTCGCGAGGTCCGTCAGGCCGTCGTGCTTCTCGGCCTCCAACGCGGCCGCCTGCAGCACCGAGACGATGGTCCCGGGCACGGTCTGCCCGACCGACGCGACCGCCAGCACCTGGGCGTGATGCAGGGCCGCGGCGAATTCCGGCGCCGTGATCTCGCCGCACTCTCTGTCCTCGCCGCGTTGCAACGCGGCCTCGGCGACCACGTCGGCCACGCCGCGCAGGATCTGCGACAGGATGACGCCCGAGTTGCCCCGGGCGCCGTGCAGCGCGCCCGCCGACAACGCGGCCGACACCGCCACCACGTCGTTGCCCGCCGCCTTCACGGCCTCGTCGGCCTGGGCGGCGGCGGCGCGCATGGTGAACAACATGTTGGTGCCGGTGTCGGAGTCGGCGACGGGATAGACGTTCAGCCGATTGATCTCGTCGGTGTGGGCGATCAGATGCAGGACCGCGGTGTGCGCCCAGTCACGTAAGGCGATCCCATCCAGCGGACGGGGTGTGCGACCCACGCCAGCTGACATGTGACCTCCATCGCGTCCGCCCTCGACCCTCAGTGCCCCGCCAGCCTAGCCACAGGCCCCGACAAATCTCCTGACCAACTCCCATGGAACAGCGGCCGCCAGACCCATTTTGGTGATCGTCGGGCGGCCCGGTATCCTGGTCAGGTTGTCTGTTCGCGCCGCACAACGCTGCGGCCGTCGGACTCAGACCCCAAGTACTGATTTTCGAGGAGTTCTTCATGGCCGCCGTGTGCGACATCTGCGGAAAGGGACCGGGCTTCGGTATGTCCGTCTCGCACTCCCACCGTCGGACCAACCGCCGCTGGGATCCGAACATCCAGACCGTGCGTGCCGTGGATCGTCCGGGCGGCAACCGCAAGCGCGTCAACGCCTGCACCTCCTGCCTCAAGGCCGGCAAGGTCACCCGCGGCTAGTTTCGGCTACCGCCGGGCGGATTGCTTCCGCCTGACAACTGAAAGCTTCACACGAAAGCGCTGCACGTACTCCGCGTGCAGCGCTTTCGTGTGTCTTCGGGCCAAGTTCGCGGCCCGCGAGCGGCCGCATAGTGCACACCAAAACCGGCGTGTCGCCGTACAAACACGGTCGCTCGCGGGAGGTGTCCTAGGGCAGGCGCCAGTCGATCGGGTCCGCACCGAGGCCGGTCAGCAGCTCGTTGGCGCGGCTGAAGGGCCGGGACCCGAAGAAACCGCGCGATGCCGACAACGGTGACGGGTGCACCGATTCGATGCTCGCGCAGCGTTCGCCGGTGAGCATGGGCTTGAGGGTCTGCGCGTCGCGGCCCCACAACACCGCCACCAGCGGCTGCGGCCGCGCGATCAGGGCGTTGATCGCGCATTCGGTGACGGCTTCCCAGCCTTTCCCGCGGTGCGATGCAGGATTGCCCGGCCGGACCGTCAGCACCCTGTTCAGCATCATGACGCCCTGCTTCGACCACGGGCTCAGGTCGCCGCAACTGGGCGGCTCGTAACCCAGGTCCGCGGTGTACTCGGTGAAGATGTTGGACAGACTGCGCGGCAGCGGCCGCACGTCGGGCGCCACCGAGAAACTCAGCCCGACGGCATGCCCTGGGGTCGGATAGGGGTCCTGGCCGACGATCAGCACCCGCACCTCGTCGAAGGGGAACGTGAAGGCGCGCAACACATTCTCCCCCGCCGGCAGATAGCCGTGACCGGCCGCGTTCTCGGCGCGCAGGAATTCACCCATCGCGGTGATCTGCGGGGCGACGGGTGCCAGGGCCGTGGCCCAGCCGGGGTCGATCAGGTCGTGCAGGGGTCGGGCGCTCACGCCAGTACCTTACTGACCGAACGATTCCCATCCGCCGGCTCCATGCCATGACGCGCCGTCGACCGTCACGCGCGCTTCGCCGGGCCCGACGGTTCCGATCGCCCGCCACCCCGCCGGCAGTGCGCCACCGAAAGTGCCGACCAGCACGTGGTCCTCACCGCCGCCGAGCACCCAGTCACGGGCGTCGCCACCGACCATCGCGGCCGCCGGCGTCAGCGTCGCCACGTCGACCTCGAGCGCGGCCATGGACAGGTCTACGGCGACGCCGGAGGCCGACGCGATGTGACCGAGGTCGGCGACCAGCCCGTCGGACACATCTGTCAACGCGGTCGCGCCCGCCGCCGCGGCGGCCGCCCCCTGTCCGTACGCCACGTGCGGCACCAGATGCCGTCGGCGCAACTCGTCGAACTCGTGGATACCTTTGCGCCACAAGGTATATCCGGCTCCAGACCAGCCCAGGTCACCGATCACCGCGACGGTGTCCCCCGGTTGCGCACCGGACAGCAGCACAGGCGCGCGGCCACCCAGGTCGCCCAGCACCGTCACCGAGACCACCCACTGCGGTGCGGCCACCAGGTCACCGCCCACGATTCCGGCACCGAATTTCGTTGCCTCCGACCACATTCCGTCAGACAACCGCTGCGCGTCGGCGGCCTCGGTGTCCACGGGCGCCCCGAAGCCGACGACGAACGCGTAGGCCCGGCCGCCCATGGCCTCGATGTCCGCGGCGTTCTGCGCAATTGCCTTGCGGCCCACATCATGCGGTGTGGACCAGTCCAGCCGGAAATGCCGGCCCTCGACCAGCATGTCGGTCGACACCACGACCCGGCCGTCGGCGGCCGTCAGCAGCGCGGCGTCGTCACCCGGACCGACGACGACCTCGGCGGGCTGGGTGCGGCGAGCGGTTATCCGCCCGATCACCGCGAACTCACCGAGCCCCGCCAGGGTCTCCCGGGATTCCGCGCTGCTCATGGTGGTGGAGTCTATGGCGCACGACCGCCGTCGGCCGCCCGGGGCGACGGGCGCTCTAGAGTTGCCGTCATGACCGAACCCGGCGACCACAGCGCCCTGGCCGGCGATCCCGATGGGCCGCCCCGCGGCGCCATCATCGCGGCTGTCGTCGTGGCGGTCGCCGCTATCGTCGGTCTGCTCGCCTATGCGGCACTGCGGCAGGCGCCTGCGGACAAGCCCGTTGCGCTCCTGCTCGCCGGCGCGCCGGCACCGCAGGCCGACAGCGACCAGTGCCGGGCACTCCTCGCGGCGCTGCCCGACGCCATGGGCGATTTCCGGCGGGCGACGCTCGCGGACCCCGCCCCGCCCGGCGCCGCCGCGTGGCTGGGCCCGACCGGCATCGACACGGTGGTGCTGCGCTGCGGTGTCGAGCGGCCCGACGATTTCGTGGTCGGCGCACCGCTGCAGATGGTGAATGCGGTGTCGTGGTTCGAAGCCAGCGGCCCCTCGGCCAGCACCTGGTACGCCGTCGACCACGGGGCGCAGGCCACCTACGTCGCGCTGACGCTGCCGCAGGGCTCCGGTCCGACACCGATCCAGACCATCTCCGAGCTCATCGAAAAGGTGATGCCGCCCCGGCCGCTGGACCCGGCACCGGCCCGCTAGCGCAGACCGGTCCCCCGCCCGACCGCGGTGTCCACCATGACACTGAGCAGCGTGGCGTAGTCGACACCACTGGCCGCCCACATCTGCGGGTACATCGAGATGGTGGTGAAGCCGGGCATGGTGTTGATCTCGTTGATCACCGGCCCGTTCTCGGTGAGGAAGAAGTCGACGCGGGCCAGGCCCTGGCAGTCCAGCGCTTTGAACGCCCGGATGGCCAACTGCCTGATCTCGTCGGCGGTTTCGTCGTCGACCTTGGCGGGCACGTCGAGTTCGGCGGCGTCCTCGAGGTACTTGGTGGCGAAGTCGTAGAACCCGCCACCCACGCGAATCTCACCCAGCTCACTGGCCGCGACACGGCCGTCCGGGTACTCCAGAACCCCGCATTCCACTTCGCGGCCCGGCATCGCGGCTTCGACGATCACCTTCGGATCATGTTGGCGCGCATAAGCGATGGCCTGATCCAGCTCGTCCCACGACGTGACCCGACTGACGCCGATGGACGATCCGCCGCGAGCCGGCTTCACGAACACCGGCAGACCCAGACGTTCCCGGTCGTCGAGGCTCAGCGTCACGTCGCGCGGCCGCAGCACCACCTGGTCGCCGATCGGCAGACCGTCGGCCGCCAGCAGCTTCTTGGTGAATTCCTTGTCCATCCCGGCCGCGCTGGCCAGCACACCCGCACCGACATACGGCACACCGGCCAGTTCCAGCAGGCCCTGGATGGTGCCGTCCTCGCCGTACGGGCCGTGCAGCACCGGGAAGACGACGTCGACCGCGGTCAGCACCTGTGCGACGCCGTCCTGCAGCGACAGCAGTTCACCGCGGCGGTTCGGGTCGGCGGCCAGCGTCAGCGCGGTTCCGGACGCCTCGGTGACACCCGGCAGCTGGCCGTCGGTGATGGCGAGGGTCTCCGGACGACCGTCGCCCAGCACCCAGGAACCCTCCGGGGTGATGCCGACGGCGACGACCTCGTAGCGGGCCGGGTCCAGGTTGCGCAGGATGCTCCCGGCCGAAACACAGGAGATGGCGTGCTCTGAGCTGCGTCCGCCGTAAACGACGGCGACCCGGGTACGGCCGGCGGCTGCTGAGGATTGAGGGGCAGTCACAATCTGGAGAGGCTACCTGGCTACCCCAGCGCACCCGTGATGTCGGCCAGTAGGTCATCGGTGTCCTCGATCCCGAGCGATATCCGCGCAAAGCCCGGCTCTACCGCATCGCCCCAGCGTGCGCGCCTGTCGACCGAGGTGTGGATACCGCCGAAACTGGTCGCGGCGACCAGCAGCTGACTGCGGTTCACCAGCTCCCGGACGGCAGCGGCGTCGGCCAGCTCGATCGCGACCAGGCCGCCGAAACGTCGCATCTGATCGCGGGCGACGGGGTGCGCCGGGTCGGTCGGTAGGCCCGGATAACGCACGGTCCGCACGGCGGGGTGGGCGTCGAGCGTCATCGCCAGCGCGAGCGCGTTGCCGCACTGCCGCTCGAACCGCAGACCGGCGGTGCCGAGGCTGCGCAGCGCCAGCCAGGCCTCGAAGTGGCCGAGGATCGCGCCGGCCAACAGGCGGTCCCGTTCGATGGCGGCCATGAGTTCGCGGTGGCACCCGGCGACGTAGCCGGCCAGCAGGTCGCTGTGCCCGGACAGCCCCTTCGTCGCGCTGGCCACCACCAGGTCCGCGCCGAGCGACAGCGGCCGCTGCCCCAGCGGGGTCGCGGCGGTGTTGTCCACCATGAGGGTCGCGCCGCGGGAGCGGCAGATCGTGGACAACCGGTGCAGGTCGACGACATCCAGCGTCGGGTTGACGGGAGATTCGGCGAGCACGACGTCGGCGCCCGCGGCGGCGTCGTACATCTGCGCGGCGGTCGCCTCGATCACCGTGACGCCACGGGCCGCGAGATGCTCGGCCGCGTATCGGCGCACCTGGTAGTAGCCGTCGGCGGGGACCACGAGCGTGGTGCCGGGGATTGCCAGCACCCGCAGCGCGGACGATATCGCGGCCATCCCCGAGGAGAACGTCAGCGCCGAGGTGGCGCCCTCCAGCTCGGCCAGGGCCGATTCCAGTTGACGCCAGGCCGGATTGGAGTTGCGGCCGTAGAAGTCCAGACCGTCCGATTCATCGTCGGACAGGTGATACGCCGCCACCGGAACCGGGGGCGGCGCCACCGGCAGCCCTGGAACCCGTTGCGACGCAGTCGCTTTGACGGTACGGGTGGAGTCGCCGAGCTGGCCGTCCACGGCCCTACTCCGGCTTGGTGCTGCGGCCGAGCAACAACGCGAACGCCTGGTCCACCGACAAACCCTTGTGGCACACCCGGTTCACCGCGTCGGTCAGCGGCATCTCGACGTCGTAACTCTCGGCCAGCGCCAGCACCGACTGGCAGGACGTGACGCCCTCGGCGACCTTGCCGCTGGCCGCGGCCGTCGCCGACTCCATGGTGCCGCCGCGCGCCAGGCGCTCGCCGAAGCTGCGGTTGCGGGACTGCGGCGAGGTGCAGGTGGCGACCAGATCACCGACGCCGGCCAGTCCGGCCAGCGTTACGCCCTTGGCGCCGAGCGCGATTCCCAATCGCATGATCTCGGCCAGCCCGCGGGTGATGATCGCGGCGGCCGTGTTCTCGCCGAACCCGGCGCCCGCCGCCATCCCGCAGGCCAGCGCGATGACGTTCTTGCAGGCCCCGCCCACTTCGGCGCCGATCACGTCGGCGCTGGTGTACGGCCGGAAGTAGCCGGTGGCGAAGGCGCGCTGCAACGCGACCGCACGTCCCGAATCGGTGCACGCGATCAGCGTGGCGGCCGGCTGCTCGTCGACCACTTCGCTGGCCAGGTTGGGTCCGCTGAGGACGGCGACCCGGCTCGGGTCGGCACCCGTGACCTGGACGATTACCTGGCTCATGCGCAACAGGTTGTCGAGCTCGATGCCCTTGGCCACGCTGACGAGCGTGGTGTCGTCACCGAGGTATCCGGTCCAGGCGGTCAGATTGGTGCGCAGCGTCTGGGACGGCACCGCCAGCAGCACGGTGCAGGCGCCCGTCAGCGCCTCGGCGGGATCCGCCGTCGCCTTGATGGACGCCGGCAGCGTCCGGTCACCGAGATACTTCGAGTTCCGGTGGGTCTCGTTGATCTCGCGCGCCACCTCCGCGCTGCGCGCCCACAACGTCACATTGTTGCCCGCGTCCGCCAGGACTTTAGCCAGTGCCGTCCCCCACGCGCCGGCACCCATCACCGCTGCCTCCACCACGCGTCAACAGTAGCCCCGCCGGCCCTTTGGCAGTATGGCGGTCATGAGCGGCGACCCGAGGGTGCAGACGGCCGGCGATGGCGCCGGTGTCGGGTTGATCATCGCGGTGAAACGGCTGGCCGCGGCCAAGACCCGACTGGCCCCGGTTTTCGCCGGCGATCTGCGCGAGCAGGTGGTGCTCGCGATGCTGCTCGACACCATCACCGCGGCCCTGGCCGTGCCGGCCGTCGGCTCGGTAACCGTCGTCACGCCCGACCCGGACGCCGCCGCCGCGGTGCGCGAACTCGGTGCCGGCGTGCTGCTGGACCCCACGCCGGCCGGACACCCCGATCCGTTGAATCACGCACTCGCCGCCACCGAGCGCGTGCTGCGGGACCGGGTGACGAACGTCGCGGTGTTGCAAGGTGACCTGCCCGCGCTGCGCACCGCGGAATTGGCCGACGCGATCGCCGGCGCCAGTGGGCATGCCCGCAGTTTCATCGCCGACCGGCACCGCACCGGTACCGCGGCACTGTTCGCCTTCGGTGCCCCACTCGTTCCCGAGTTCGGCGCCGATTCCGCACGGCGCCATGCCGATTCGGGCGCGGTGGAACTGTCGGGTGACTGGCCGGGGCTACGCTGCGACATCGACACCCCGGACGACCTGGAGACGGCGCGCCGGCTTGGTGTCGGGCCGGCCACGACGCGGATCGTCGGCTGACCACCGGCGTTCACCAACCATGTGGCCTGTACCCAACAGATAGGGAATGATCGTCGGGGTGACCGAAGCCGACACCCGTTCAGCACACACCGACCGCACCCCCGTCGACTCGGACCCGGAGACACTGCCCGCTGCCACCGCGGATCCGACGGACGGCGCGCTACCCGATGACCGGTACCTCAACCGCGAGCTGAGCTGGCTGGACTTCAACGCCCGGGTGTTGGCGCTCGCCGCCGACCGGTCGCTGCCGTTGTTGGAGCAGGCCAAGTTCCTGGCGATCTTCGCCTCGAATCTCGATGAGTTCTACATGGTCCGGGTGGCCGGCCTGAAGCGCCGTGACGAGACCGGGCTGTCGGTCCGGTCGGCGGACGGGCTGTCACCGCGCGAACAGCTGCGCCGGATCGGCGAACGCACTCAGCAGATCTCGACCCGCCACGCCACCGTGTTCGGTGAGGTGGTGCGTCCGGCGCTGGCCGAGCAGGGCATCACGATCGTCAACTGGAGCGAGCTGGACGAGCACGAGCAGTCCAAGCTCTCCACCTATTTCCACGATCAGGTGTTCCCGGTGCTGACGCCGCTGGCCGTCGACCCCGCGCATCCGTTCCCCTTCGTGAGCGGCTTGAGCATCAACCTCGCCATCACCGTGCGCAATCCCGAGGACGGCACTCAGCACTTCGCCCGAATCAAAGTGCCGGACAACGTCGATCGGTTCGTGGAGTTGCCCGAGCCGGGCACGACGGCCGACGGCGTGAAGTCGCGCGTGCGGTTCCTGCCGATGGAAGAACTCATCGCCGCATTCCTGCCGGTGCTGTTCCCCGGCCTGGACATCGTCGAGCACCACGCGTTCCGGATCACCCGCAACGCCGACTTCGAAGTCGAGGAAGACCGCGACGAGGATCTGCTGCAGGCGCTGGAACGGGAGCTGGCGCGCAGGCGGTTCGGCTCACCGGTACGGCTCGAAGTCGCCACCGACATGACCGAGAACATGCTCGACCTGCTGTTGCGTGAGCTGGACGTGCACCCGGGCGACGTGATCGAAGTTCCTGGACTGCTGGACCTTTCGTCACTGTGGCAGATCTACGGCGTCGACCGACCCGATCTGAAGGACCGGCCGTTCGTGCCGGCCACGCCCCCGGCGTTCGGCGAGCGCGAGACACCGAAGAGCATCTTCTCGACGCTCCGCGACGGGGACGTCCTGGTGCACCACCCGTACGACTCGTTCTCCACCACGGTGCAGCGTTTCATCGAGCAGGCCGCCGCCGACCCGAATGTGTTGGCCATCAAGCAGACGCTGTACCGCACCTCGGGTGACTCCCCGATCGTCAACGCGCTGATCGATGCCGCCGAGGCCGGCAAGCAGGTGGTGGCGCTGGTGGAGATCAAGGCCAGGTTCGACGAGCAGGCCAACATCAAGTGGGCGCGCGCGCTGGAGCAGGCGGGCGTGCACGTGGTGTACGGACTCATCGGGCTCAAGACCCATTGCAAGACGGCGTTGGTGGTGCGTCGCGAAGGTTCGACCATCCGCCGCTACTGCCATGTGGGCACGGGCAACTACAACCCGAAAACCGCGCGCCTGTACGAGGACGTCGGCCTGCTGACGGCCTCGCCGGAGATCGGCGCCGACCTCACCGACCTGTTCAACTCGCTGACCGGCTACTCACGCAAGGTGTCGTACCGCAACCTGCTGGTCGCTCCGCACAGTGTGCGGCGCGGCATCATCGAGCGCATCGAGCGCGAG from Mycolicibacterium phocaicum includes the following:
- a CDS encoding D-alanine--D-alanine ligase family protein gives rise to the protein MTAPQSSAAAGRTRVAVVYGGRSSEHAISCVSAGSILRNLDPARYEVVAVGITPEGSWVLGDGRPETLAITDGQLPGVTEASGTALTLAADPNRRGELLSLQDGVAQVLTAVDVVFPVLHGPYGEDGTIQGLLELAGVPYVGAGVLASAAGMDKEFTKKLLAADGLPIGDQVVLRPRDVTLSLDDRERLGLPVFVKPARGGSSIGVSRVTSWDELDQAIAYARQHDPKVIVEAAMPGREVECGVLEYPDGRVAASELGEIRVGGGFYDFATKYLEDAAELDVPAKVDDETADEIRQLAIRAFKALDCQGLARVDFFLTENGPVINEINTMPGFTTISMYPQMWAASGVDYATLLSVMVDTAVGRGTGLR
- the cofC gene encoding 2-phospho-L-lactate guanylyltransferase, which translates into the protein MSGDPRVQTAGDGAGVGLIIAVKRLAAAKTRLAPVFAGDLREQVVLAMLLDTITAALAVPAVGSVTVVTPDPDAAAAVRELGAGVLLDPTPAGHPDPLNHALAATERVLRDRVTNVAVLQGDLPALRTAELADAIAGASGHARSFIADRHRTGTAALFAFGAPLVPEFGADSARRHADSGAVELSGDWPGLRCDIDTPDDLETARRLGVGPATTRIVG
- a CDS encoding NAD(P)H-dependent glycerol-3-phosphate dehydrogenase, with amino-acid sequence MVEAAVMGAGAWGTALAKVLADAGNNVTLWARSAEVAREINETHRNSKYLGDRTLPASIKATADPAEALTGACTVLLAVPSQTLRTNLTAWTGYLGDDTTLVSVAKGIELDNLLRMSQVIVQVTGADPSRVAVLSGPNLASEVVDEQPAATLIACTDSGRAVALQRAFATGYFRPYTSADVIGAEVGGACKNVIALACGMAAGAGFGENTAAAIITRGLAEIMRLGIALGAKGVTLAGLAGVGDLVATCTSPQSRNRSFGERLARGGTMESATAAASGKVAEGVTSCQSVLALAESYDVEMPLTDAVNRVCHKGLSVDQAFALLLGRSTKPE
- a CDS encoding RNA degradosome polyphosphate kinase; amino-acid sequence: MTEADTRSAHTDRTPVDSDPETLPAATADPTDGALPDDRYLNRELSWLDFNARVLALAADRSLPLLEQAKFLAIFASNLDEFYMVRVAGLKRRDETGLSVRSADGLSPREQLRRIGERTQQISTRHATVFGEVVRPALAEQGITIVNWSELDEHEQSKLSTYFHDQVFPVLTPLAVDPAHPFPFVSGLSINLAITVRNPEDGTQHFARIKVPDNVDRFVELPEPGTTADGVKSRVRFLPMEELIAAFLPVLFPGLDIVEHHAFRITRNADFEVEEDRDEDLLQALERELARRRFGSPVRLEVATDMTENMLDLLLRELDVHPGDVIEVPGLLDLSSLWQIYGVDRPDLKDRPFVPATPPAFGERETPKSIFSTLRDGDVLVHHPYDSFSTTVQRFIEQAAADPNVLAIKQTLYRTSGDSPIVNALIDAAEAGKQVVALVEIKARFDEQANIKWARALEQAGVHVVYGLIGLKTHCKTALVVRREGSTIRRYCHVGTGNYNPKTARLYEDVGLLTASPEIGADLTDLFNSLTGYSRKVSYRNLLVAPHSVRRGIIERIEREIEAKRAGGDGRIRMKMNALVDEQVIDALYRASQAGVRVEVVVRGICALRPGAEGFSENIVVRSILGRFLEHSRVIHFNAINEFWIGSADMMHRNLDRRVEVMAQVKDPRLTEELSGVFDSAMDPATRCWELGPDGHWTALPREGEKVRDHQVSIMERHRTP
- a CDS encoding cystathionine gamma-lyase, coding for MDGQLGDSTRTVKATASQRVPGLPVAPPPVPVAAYHLSDDESDGLDFYGRNSNPAWRQLESALAELEGATSALTFSSGMAAISSALRVLAIPGTTLVVPADGYYQVRRYAAEHLAARGVTVIEATAAQMYDAAAGADVVLAESPVNPTLDVVDLHRLSTICRSRGATLMVDNTAATPLGQRPLSLGADLVVASATKGLSGHSDLLAGYVAGCHRELMAAIERDRLLAGAILGHFEAWLALRSLGTAGLRFERQCGNALALAMTLDAHPAVRTVRYPGLPTDPAHPVARDQMRRFGGLVAIELADAAAVRELVNRSQLLVAATSFGGIHTSVDRRARWGDAVEPGFARISLGIEDTDDLLADITGALG